A segment of the Panacibacter ginsenosidivorans genome:
TTTTGGTAGTACCAGTCTTCAATTTAAAAGATTGATCAATCAAAAATATCAATCATTCAATATTCCTGTAAATCCATAAATCCTATAAATCCTGGTTCAGACAATGAAAAAGAACATCACAGTTATTAATGGAGATGGCATCGGACCTGAAGTAACAGCACAATCAATCAAAGTACTGAATGCCATTGCTGATCGTTACGATCATGAATTCAATTATACTTATTGCCTGATGGGTGCTGATGCTATCGATAAAACAGGCAGCCCTCTTCCTGATGAAACTATTGCATCATGCTTAAACAGCGATGCTGTTTTGTTTGGTGCAATCGGTCATCCAAAATATGATAATGATCCAACTGCAAAAGTTCGTCCTGAACAAGGTTTGTTGAAATTGCGTAAAGCATTGCAGTTATACGCTAACATAAGACCTATTACAACTTACGCAGCATTGCAACATCTTTCCCCGCTTAAACCAAAACACCTGGAAGGTGTAGATTTTATTATATTCCGCGAGTTAACAGGCGGTATTTATTTCGGCAAAAAAGAATTAAGCGAAGATCAGAACACTGCACTTGATGAATGTATTTACACAAGCGATGAAGTTGTTCGTATTGCAAAACTTGCTTTTGAATTTGCAGGCAACCGTAAACGTAAACTTACTTTGGTTGATAAATCAAATGTATTAGAAACATCAAGATTGTGGAGAAGGGTTGTAAAAGAAATTGCACCACAATATCCAACTGTTGCGGTTGATTATATGTTTGTAGACAATGCTGCTATGCAGATCATTTTGAATCCAAAACAATTTGATGTAATTCTTACAGAGAATATGTTTGGAGATATTCTAAGCGATGAAGCAAGTGTATTAGCAGGCTCATTAGGTTTATCACCATCTGCTTCTGTTGGCACTGGCACTGCAATGTTCGAACCTATTCATGGTTCTTATCCGCAGGCTGCAGGCAAAGACATTGCAAATCCGCTAGGGTCAATACTTTCAACTGCTATGATGCTTGAGTATATGCAGATGCATGAAGAAGCGGCTATAGTAAGAAGCGCAGTAGAATGGACCTTACAAAATCGTTTTGTAACAAAAGATATTGATCCGATCAACTTTTATTTTACTTCAACCATCGGAGATCTTGTTTCAGATTGTATCACTAATAAGATCACCGGCGAAGTAAATCAATCAAATATCGAGTTGAGAAAATCAACGATCATATAATTGTGATCTAAAAATCATTCTAGTTCTTTGTTTGTATTAATGGTGGGCGTATATTCGCATCAAATCACACTTGATGTACAGAAGCATTTTAAATATAAGCAACACTTTGGCACTCGTGCTACTTGTCGTTGTCGTTATTATTCCTGCTTCAGTCGGAGGTGGTTCTTACATGTAAAACAATAAACAATTTTTCATAGACCCGCCTCCCAAAGAGGTGGGTTTTTTGTTTTATATGTTTTTGTTTTCGGGCGACAGAATAAGCATTAAGCTTTCGTTGTGTCACTCACTTGTACGTTTATAACATTATTCAACAAAGAAAAATACAACAACAATGGCAAATTATTACAACAGTGAAACGGTGCTCTGGCTAAACGGAGAATTTGTAAAGGCTTCTGAGGCAAAGATGGACTTCTATAGCCAGTCTTTGCATTACGGTTATGCAGTGTTCGAAGGAATCCGTTCATATAAAACGGCAAGCGGCGAAACAAAAATTTTCAAAGCAGAAGAACATTATGACCGTTTAAGAAATTCTGCTTTGTCGATGAATATGCCTTACACATGGAGCAATGAAGAATTGATTGAAGCTACTTATGAAGTGCTCCGCAGAAATAATTTCCAGGATGCTTATATACGCCCTGTTGTATATGCACCAATGAATATGAGTTTTGTACAAAATGAAGTGTCATACATTTTTATTGAAGTGTGGGAAATGGCGCCATTCTTTGGAGACAAGCTTTTAAGAATAATGACCTCATCTTTTCAAAGACCAAATCCAAAAGCATTTAAGATCACTGCAAAAGCAAGTGGTCATTATGTAAATTCTATTCTCGCAAGCCAGGAAGCAAAAACAAAAGGTTATGATGAAGCATTGCTTACGGATATGAATGGTTTTGCTGCAGAAGGTGTTGGTGCAAATTTCTTTTATGAAAAAGATGGAAAATTATTTACACCGGCAACAGGAAATATTCTTCCCGGCATAACAAGAGCAACAGTTTTAGAATTATGTAATGAGCTTGGCATCGAAGTAGAAGAAAAACAAATAACACTTGACGAGATAAATGAAGCTGATGCTGCATTTTTCTGCGGCACAGCAGCAGAAGTAATAGGTTGGGAAAGCTTCAACGATGTAAAATTTAAAAAGAACTGGAAAGAAACTGCGAGCAGAAAAATTCAACAAGCATATTTGGCAAGAGTTACAGAGGCAGAAGTTTTAACGGAAGTAATTGCTGAATAAATAACAAAGCGCACAAGAGTGCGACGCAACAAAAGCATCATAGTAGTAATAAAGACAGGCTCATAATAAATAAAATATCAAATGGCTGAACTGAATAAATACTCGAAGACGTTAACACAGGATGTTACACAACCTGGTGCACAGGCAATGTATTATGCAATTGGTTTTAAAGAAGAAGATTTTAAGAAAGCGCAGGTTGGCATTGCAAGTATGGGGTGGGATGGTAATCCTTGCAACATGCATTTGAATGATCTTGCCACTACTGTAAGAGCAAGTGTGAATGCCACAGAAGGCTTGCTGGGACTGCGTTTCTACACCATCGGCGTTAGCGATGGTATTAGTATGGGCACAGATGGTATGCGTTATAGTTTGGTTAGTCGCGATGTAATTGCAGACAGCATTGAAACAAATGCAGGTGCTCAATATTATGATGGATTGGTTTGTATTCCGGGTTGTGATAAAAATATGCCCGGCACTATTATGGCGATGGGAAGATTGAATCGCCCTTCAATTATGTTGTATGGTGGTACGATTGCGCCAGGTCATTATAAAGGAGAAGACTTAAATATTGTAAGTGCGTTTGAAGCATTGGGTCAAAAGATCGCAGGCAATTTAAGCGAAGCAGATTTTAAAGGGATTGTAATGAATTCTTGTCCCGGTGCAGGTGCCTGTGGTGGCATGTACACTGCAAACACAATGGCTTCTGCTATTGAAGCATTGGGCATGAGTCTGCCAAACTCATCATCCAATCCTGCTTTGAGTGAAGACAAACAAAAAGAATGTGCGTCAGTTGGTGCAGCGATAAAATTATTGTTGGAAAAAGATATCAAGCCAAAAGATATCATGACACGCAAAGCATTTGAAAATGCAATTACCGTTATCATGGTGCTGGGCGGAAGTACCAATGCTGTATTGCATTTGATTGCAATGGCGAAAAGTGTTGATGTACCTTTAACACAGGATGATTTCCAGGCGATCAGCAATAAAATTCCTGTGCTTGCAGACTTTAAACCAAGTGGCAAATATTTGATGGAAGATCTGCATCAACATGGTGGTGTACCTGCAGTAATGAAATATTTATTAAGCAAAGGTTTGTTGCATGGCGATTGTATAACTGTAACAGGCAAAACTGTTGCAGAGAATTTAAAAGAGGCTCCCGATCTTGATTTTGAAAAACAAAAAATAATCATGCCGTTGGAAACGCCGTTAAAGGCAACCGGGCATTTGCAAATATTATATGGCAATCTTGCAACGGGCGGCAGCGTTGCTAAGATCAGCGGTAAAGAAGGTGAACGTTTTGAAGGCACTGCACGTGTATTTGATGGCGAACATGATCTTATAAAAGGTATTCAATCTGGTCGTGTACATGCAGGTGATGTGGTGGTGATCAGGAACATCGGACCAAAAGGTGCACCAGGCATGCCTGAAATGCTGAAACCCACGGGAGCCATTATTGGCGCGGGTTTGGGCAAATCTGTTGCACTCATTACAGACGGCAGATTTAGCGGTGGCACGCATGGTTTTGTGGTTGGTCACATTACGCCTGAAGCGGTTGAAGGTGGCTTGATCGGTCTTGTTGAAGACAATGACATTATTGAAATTGATGCAACAAAAAATACATTGACATTAAAAGTTGCAGATGATGTTATTGCCGCAAGAAAAGCAGCATGGAAGAAACCTGCGCCGAAAGCAATAAAAGGAATTTTATATAAATATGCAAAGGTTGTAAAGACTGCAGCAGAAGGTTGTGTGACAGATGAAGATTAATTTTTGAGCCAGGCAATTGAATAAGCATTAAACATAGTTGCGTCGCACCCTTGTACTGAAGAATATAAAGCAACAAATAAACATGCAGATCATACAAAGCATACAAAACAGAATTTATGAACTACGTGGAGAAAGAGTTATGATCGACAGAGATTTAGCTGCTTTGTATGAAATTGAAACAAAATCTTTAAATCTCGCTGTAAAGCGAAATTTAAAACGTTTTCCTAAAGATTTCATGTTTCAGCTTACAAAAGAAGAATGGGATAGTTTGAGGTTTCAAATTGAAACCTTAGAAAAGCAACAATATCCTTTGAGGTTGCAAAATGAAACCTCAAAAAGAGGCGGTACAAGATATTTACCCTATGCCTTTACCGAACAAGGTGTTGCAATGCTAAGTGGTATTCTAAACAGCGACAAAGCCATCAACATGAACATTGCTATTATGAGGGCTTTTGTTGAAATAAGAAGAATACTATTAAAAGAAAATGATGTAAAAGAACAAATGAAAGAAATAAAAGAAAGATTAGGCGAACATGATGTACAACTGAACCAGATTTACGACGCGATGGAAAACTTATTAGATGAAAAAGCAGCGCAGCGCAAATGGGGAGAAAGAGAAAGGATTGGTTTTAAAAAATAGAAATAATGACTAAAGATTATTTTAAAGAAGCAGCAGGATATAATTTATGGGCAAATACCATTGTTTGTGGCTGGCTTGAACAAATTAATGACGAGCAATGGAACCGTGAGATCATCAGCAGCTTCAACAGCATACAGGAAACTGTATTGCATGTTATCAGCGCAGAAAATGCATGGTTACAGAGATTTAAAAAAGAACCTGTAGAATGGCTGCAATCAACATATAAAGGATCAAAAGAAGATCATATTAAACTCTGGAAAGAAACATCAACAGAATTGAAAGCATTCATTGATGCATTTGATGAAAATGAACTTGATACAAATCTCGATTTCAAAAGATTGAACGGTGATGCCTACTCAATGCCTTTTTATCAATTGTTTGCACACGTCGTCAACCATGCAACATATCATCGGGGACAGTTGGTGACTATGTTGCGGCAGGCAGGATTCTCAGGTGTTGGATCAACTGACTTATTGGGAGTCTATAGGAAAAAGTAAATGTTCGATTATTGTTGAATAAAAATAGTAAGCACAAGAGTGCGACGCAACGGAAGTTTAATTGATATTCTTTCGCTGGGTTCATAAAAATAAAAATTGTGTTATGCAAACACTTGAATTAGTAAAAGAAAAACCGTCGTGGGCGGATAAGAAAAATACTTCTATCTCAGGCTCACAGGCAGTATTGGAAGCATTAATAGCAGAGAATGTGCATACAGTTTTTGGCTATCCTGGTGGTGCTATTATGCCTATCTATGATGCTCTTTTTGATTATGAAGATAAGTTGAAACATATATTGGTTCGTCATGAACAGGGTGGCATACATGCAGCGCAGGGTTATGCAAGAACGTCTGGCGAAGTTGGTGTTGTATTTGCAACAAGCGGACCCGGTGCAACAAATCTTGTAACAGGCTTGGCTGATGCACAGATAGACAGCACACCTGTTGTAGCAATTACGGGGCAGGTGTTTGCGCACTTACTTGGTACAGATGCATTCCAGGAAACTGATGTGATAAATATTACAACGCCTGTTACAAAATGGAACTACCAGGTTACTGATGCAACAGAAATTCCTGCTGTGCTTGCAAAAGCATTTTATATAGCACGCAGCGGAAGACCCGGCCCTGTTTTGATCGATATTACCAAGAATGCGCAGATACAAAAATTTGATTACAATGGCTACGAGCCATGCAATCATATTCGCAGTTACCGCCCAACACCAATCATTCGCAAAGAGTATGTAGAAGAAGCTGCAAAGCTCATCAACGCTGCAGAAAAACCATTTGTAGTTTTTGGACAGGGTGTAATTCTTGGTGGGGCAGAAAAAGAATTCAAAACATTTATTGAGAAAACAGGTATACCTGCAGCATGGACCATACTTGGTTTGAGTGCGTTGGAAACAGATCATCCGCTAAATGTGGGAATGCTCGGTATGCATGGCAATTACGGACCAAATGTATTAACGAATGAATGCGATGTATTGATCGCAATTGGTATGCGCTTCGATGATCGAGTTACAGGTCGCTTAGATAAATATGCAAAACAGGCAAAAGTTATTCATCTTGATATTGATCCTGCGGAAATCGATAAAAATGTAAAAGCAACTGTGCCTGTTTGGGGCGATTGCAAAGAAACATTGCCCATGCTTACGGCACTTGTTGAAAAGAAAGAACACAATGCATGGCTGCAACGTTTTAAAGATATGATGAAGGAAGAACAGATGCTTGTGATTGATCATGAAATGCACCCTGCGTCAGATGAAATGAGTATGGCTGAAGTAATTGATGCATTGAACGATCTTACAAAAGGCGATGCAGTAATTGTTACAGATGTTGGTCAGCACCAGATGGTGGCTTGCCGCTACGCAAAATTTATTAAGAGTAAAAGCAATGTAACGAGTGGCGGTCTCGGCACGATGGGTTTTGCTTTGCCTGCTGCCATTGGCGCAAAGTATGGCGCACCTGATCGCACTGTTGTTGCCATTATTGGTGATGGCGGTTTTCAAATGACATTGCAGGAACTTGGCACCATTATGCAATTTGGTGCGGCTGTAAAAATTATTATTCTCAACAATAATTTTCTTGGCATGGTGCGTCAGTGGCAGGAACTTTTCCATTCAAGGAGATATTCTTTTGTAGATATTCAGAGCCCCGATTTTGTTACCATTGCAAAAGGATACGGTGTTGCAGGACAATCAGTGAATGACAGAAAAGATCTGAAAGCAGCGTTGAAAGAAATGCTTGAGCACAATGGTGCTTATCTGCTGGAAGTAATGGTGGGCAAAGAAAACAACGTGTTCCCAATGGTGCCGCAGGGCTGCAGTGTTGCGGAAATAAGATTGAAATAATTATGAGCCGTGCAACATAACAAGCATTAAACTTCCGTTGCGTCGCACGCTTGTACTGAAACAATAAACTCAACAAAAAGCTGGCAGCTAAAAGCGAATAGCCAAACGCTAAAACAATGAAACAGGAATATACCATAACAGTTTATACAGAGAACCAGATTGGTTTACTCAATCGTATAGCGATCATATTTACGCGTCGTAAAATAAATATAGACAGCCTCAACACTTCTCCTTCGGAAGTGGATAGCGTTCATCGTTTCACCATCGTCATTAACGAAACAGAAGACGTGGTACGCAAACTTTGCCGCCAGATAGAAAAGCAGGTTGAAGTGTTGAAAGCATACTACAATACCAACGAAGAAATTGTATGGCAGGAACTTGCTATGTACAAAGTACCTACAGATGTTATTGCAGAGAAAGTAAAAGTGGAAAGATTATTACGCCAGTACGGTGCTAATGCAGTTGTGATCCGTCATGATTATACAGTATTCGAAACTTCCGGTCACCGCGAAGAAATAGACAGCTTAATGAAAGCGCTTGAACCCTACGGCTTAATTGAATTCGTACGCAGTGCAAGAGTTGCTATCATTAAGAACAGTGCGGGTTTCCACGAAAAACTGAAAGAGTTTGAAGCTAAAGATGCGGGTGAAAAAGTAATCGAAAATGTGTTTCTGGGCAAACAGGAAGAAGTGTTTACGATGTAAATTGCAAGAACCCTGATTGGGGTATGTTAAATGATTTTGAGGATTTAAATACATCTATTTAATAATCCTCCGGATCATCCCAAATTCCTGTTCAGACAAGATCAGAAAGTACAAGAGTGCGACGCAACAAATGTTTAATAGTAGCAAAAAAGTTTAGTACATAAAACAAAAAGAGCAACCAAAAATTTTCAAATTTTCAAATCATCAAATTTTCAAATTAAAAAGATGGCAAAGTTAAATTTCGGCGGAGTGGAAGAAAACGTAGTAACACGTGAAGAATTTCCACTTGCAAAAGCGCAGGAAGTTTTAAAGAATGAAACAATAGCAGTAATTGGTTATGGCGTGCAGGGACCAGGTCAGGCACTGAACCAGCGTGATAACGGCATTAACGTGATTGTTGGTCAGCGTAAGAATTCAAAGACATGGGACAAAGCAGTTGCAGATGGTTTTGTGCCGGGCGAAACATTGTTTGAAATTGAAGAAGCATTGCAACGCGGAACAATTATTTGTTACCTGTTGAGTGATGCTGCACAAATTGAATTGTGGCCCACAGTTAAAAAACACTTGACTGCGGGTAAAGCATTATATTTTTCTCATGGATTTGGTATAACATTTAAAGAGCAAACAGGAATTATTCCTCCTGCAGATGTTGATGTGTTTCTGGTTGCGCCAAAAGGTTCAGGTACATCTTTGCGCAGAATGTTTTTACAAGGTCGTGGTTTGAATAGCTCTTATGCCATCTTCCAGGATGCAACAGGCAAAGCAAAAGAGCGTGTAATTGCGCTGGGTATTGCGGTAGGAAGTGGTTATTTATTTGAAACAGATTTCAAAAAAGAAGTGTACAGCGATCTTACGGGTGAGCGCGGCACATTGATGGGTTGCATACAAGGCGTATTTGCTGCGCAATACCAGGTGTTACGCGAAAGAGGTCATTCACCTTCTGAAGCGTTCAACGAAACTGTTGAAGAACTTACCCAAAGCTTAATGCCACTCGTTGCAGAAAATGGAATGGACTGGATGTATGCAAACTGTTCCACAACTGCACAGCGTGGTGCGCTTGACTGGTGGAAAAAATTCCGCGATGCTACATTGCCTGTGTTCAATGAATTGTACACCAGCGTTGCAACCGGCAAAGAATCTCAACGCTCGATCGACAGCAACAGCAAACCAGATTATCGCGTAAAGCTGGAAGAAGAATTGAAGGAACTACGCGAAAGCGAAATGTGGCAGGCAGGTAAAACTGTTCGCTCGCTTCGTCCGGAAAATCAGAAATAATTTTTTGTACCAGGCATTTGTGCATGCATTGAACTTTCGTTGCGTCGCACCCTTGTACTGCAACAAATTATTTAACAGTTTATAGCAAAGGCGCAAAGCATAAAGATCTTTGCGCCTTCTTTTTAAAAATATTTTCATGAACGATCAGCAAATTGTACTTCCAAAAAATTACACTGCAATAAAAGAAGAATCCGAAAAAATAAATTTCAATATGTCTTCTGATCTGCAGACAGGAAGTATATTAAGCACACTTGTTACATCAAAACCAAACGGGAAATTTTTAGAGCTTGGTACAGGAACAGGGCTTTCACTTGCGTGGATCGTTGATGCTATGGATGAAAATTCAAAAGTTATTTCAATTGATACCAATGAAGCCTATCAGGTTATTGCAAAAAAGCATTTTGATGCAGATGATCGGGTAATAATTATGTGTGAAGATGGAATTACATGGATAAAAAATAATCAACAGGAAAAGTTCGATCTCATTTTTGCAGATGCTTGGCCAGGAAAATACGAAGCATTTGAAGAAACATTAGCTTTAGTAAAACGCGGTGGTTTTTATATTATAGATGATATGTTGCCACAACCAAATTGGCCCGCAGGGCATGAAGAAAATGTAGAAAGACTTATCAGTGAGCTGGAAGCAAAAAAAGGTATACGATTAACAAAAATGAATTGGTCAACCGGCCTTATCATAGTTGCTAAAATAAATTGAGCAATGAAAGAAACCAGCAATACAATTATTGTTATAGATAGCAAGGCTGCCGCAGAAAGGTTGAAAGATGTTGTTATTAAAACACCACTGCAATACAATCAAAATCTATCCCGTAAATACAATGCAAATATTTATTTAAAAAGAGAAGATCAGCAGATCGTACGCTCCTATAAACTACGTGGTGCTTATAATATGATCAGTACTTTAGTTCAGGAGCAATTATACAGAGGCGTTGTTTGTGCAAGTGCAGGTAATCATGCACAAGGTTTTGCATATAGCTGTAGAAAAATGAATATAAAAGGAGTTGTATTCATGCCTGTAATAACCCCAAAACAAAAGATTACACAAACAAAAATGTTTGGTGAAGAGAATATAGAGATAAAACTTATCGGCGATACCTTTGACGATTGTGCAATTGCTGCAAAAAAATATACAGAAGAAAATGGTATGACTTTCATTCCTCCTTTTGATGATTATAAGATCATTGAAGGTCAGGGAACTGTTGCAGTTGAAATTCTTGAAGAATTACAAGACATAGACTATGTATTCGTTCCGGTTGGTGGTGGCGGTTTAAGTGCGGGTGTGGGAACTTATTTCAAAATACACTCGCTACAAACAAAACTTATAGGTCTTGAACCGGAAGGAGCACCAAGTATGCTTGCCGCATTCAAAGCTGGTCATCCTGTTACCCTTGATGAAATAGACCGCTTTGTAGATGGTGCTGCAGTAAAGCGTGCCGGGGATTTAACTTACAATATTTGTAAAGATGTATTAGACGACATGCATCTTGTGCCCGAAGGAAAAATTTGTACTGCCATTCTTCAACTATATAATCAGGATGCAATTGTTGCAGAACCTGCAGGAGCTATGTCCATCGCTGCTTTAGATGATTATGCCTGGAAAATAAAAGGCAAAACAGTTGTGTGTATTGTCAGCGGTGGCAACAATGATATTGATCGCATGCCGGAAATAAAAGAGCGCTCTTTACAGTATGAAGGATTGAAACACTATTTCCTGATACGCTTTGCACAACGGCCCGGTGCACTAAAAGAATTTGTAAATAATGTACTTGGTGCTACAGATGATATAACCCGTTTTGAATTTATGCAAAAGACAAACAAAGAAAG
Coding sequences within it:
- the leuB gene encoding 3-isopropylmalate dehydrogenase, translated to MKKNITVINGDGIGPEVTAQSIKVLNAIADRYDHEFNYTYCLMGADAIDKTGSPLPDETIASCLNSDAVLFGAIGHPKYDNDPTAKVRPEQGLLKLRKALQLYANIRPITTYAALQHLSPLKPKHLEGVDFIIFRELTGGIYFGKKELSEDQNTALDECIYTSDEVVRIAKLAFEFAGNRKRKLTLVDKSNVLETSRLWRRVVKEIAPQYPTVAVDYMFVDNAAMQIILNPKQFDVILTENMFGDILSDEASVLAGSLGLSPSASVGTGTAMFEPIHGSYPQAAGKDIANPLGSILSTAMMLEYMQMHEEAAIVRSAVEWTLQNRFVTKDIDPINFYFTSTIGDLVSDCITNKITGEVNQSNIELRKSTII
- a CDS encoding branched-chain amino acid transaminase; protein product: MANYYNSETVLWLNGEFVKASEAKMDFYSQSLHYGYAVFEGIRSYKTASGETKIFKAEEHYDRLRNSALSMNMPYTWSNEELIEATYEVLRRNNFQDAYIRPVVYAPMNMSFVQNEVSYIFIEVWEMAPFFGDKLLRIMTSSFQRPNPKAFKITAKASGHYVNSILASQEAKTKGYDEALLTDMNGFAAEGVGANFFYEKDGKLFTPATGNILPGITRATVLELCNELGIEVEEKQITLDEINEADAAFFCGTAAEVIGWESFNDVKFKKNWKETASRKIQQAYLARVTEAEVLTEVIAE
- the ilvD gene encoding dihydroxy-acid dehydratase; protein product: MAELNKYSKTLTQDVTQPGAQAMYYAIGFKEEDFKKAQVGIASMGWDGNPCNMHLNDLATTVRASVNATEGLLGLRFYTIGVSDGISMGTDGMRYSLVSRDVIADSIETNAGAQYYDGLVCIPGCDKNMPGTIMAMGRLNRPSIMLYGGTIAPGHYKGEDLNIVSAFEALGQKIAGNLSEADFKGIVMNSCPGAGACGGMYTANTMASAIEALGMSLPNSSSNPALSEDKQKECASVGAAIKLLLEKDIKPKDIMTRKAFENAITVIMVLGGSTNAVLHLIAMAKSVDVPLTQDDFQAISNKIPVLADFKPSGKYLMEDLHQHGGVPAVMKYLLSKGLLHGDCITVTGKTVAENLKEAPDLDFEKQKIIMPLETPLKATGHLQILYGNLATGGSVAKISGKEGERFEGTARVFDGEHDLIKGIQSGRVHAGDVVVIRNIGPKGAPGMPEMLKPTGAIIGAGLGKSVALITDGRFSGGTHGFVVGHITPEAVEGGLIGLVEDNDIIEIDATKNTLTLKVADDVIAARKAAWKKPAPKAIKGILYKYAKVVKTAAEGCVTDED
- a CDS encoding ORF6N domain-containing protein, with the protein product MQIIQSIQNRIYELRGERVMIDRDLAALYEIETKSLNLAVKRNLKRFPKDFMFQLTKEEWDSLRFQIETLEKQQYPLRLQNETSKRGGTRYLPYAFTEQGVAMLSGILNSDKAINMNIAIMRAFVEIRRILLKENDVKEQMKEIKERLGEHDVQLNQIYDAMENLLDEKAAQRKWGERERIGFKK
- a CDS encoding DinB family protein, which translates into the protein MTKDYFKEAAGYNLWANTIVCGWLEQINDEQWNREIISSFNSIQETVLHVISAENAWLQRFKKEPVEWLQSTYKGSKEDHIKLWKETSTELKAFIDAFDENELDTNLDFKRLNGDAYSMPFYQLFAHVVNHATYHRGQLVTMLRQAGFSGVGSTDLLGVYRKK
- the ilvB gene encoding biosynthetic-type acetolactate synthase large subunit; protein product: MQTLELVKEKPSWADKKNTSISGSQAVLEALIAENVHTVFGYPGGAIMPIYDALFDYEDKLKHILVRHEQGGIHAAQGYARTSGEVGVVFATSGPGATNLVTGLADAQIDSTPVVAITGQVFAHLLGTDAFQETDVINITTPVTKWNYQVTDATEIPAVLAKAFYIARSGRPGPVLIDITKNAQIQKFDYNGYEPCNHIRSYRPTPIIRKEYVEEAAKLINAAEKPFVVFGQGVILGGAEKEFKTFIEKTGIPAAWTILGLSALETDHPLNVGMLGMHGNYGPNVLTNECDVLIAIGMRFDDRVTGRLDKYAKQAKVIHLDIDPAEIDKNVKATVPVWGDCKETLPMLTALVEKKEHNAWLQRFKDMMKEEQMLVIDHEMHPASDEMSMAEVIDALNDLTKGDAVIVTDVGQHQMVACRYAKFIKSKSNVTSGGLGTMGFALPAAIGAKYGAPDRTVVAIIGDGGFQMTLQELGTIMQFGAAVKIIILNNNFLGMVRQWQELFHSRRYSFVDIQSPDFVTIAKGYGVAGQSVNDRKDLKAALKEMLEHNGAYLLEVMVGKENNVFPMVPQGCSVAEIRLK
- the ilvN gene encoding acetolactate synthase small subunit, yielding MKQEYTITVYTENQIGLLNRIAIIFTRRKINIDSLNTSPSEVDSVHRFTIVINETEDVVRKLCRQIEKQVEVLKAYYNTNEEIVWQELAMYKVPTDVIAEKVKVERLLRQYGANAVVIRHDYTVFETSGHREEIDSLMKALEPYGLIEFVRSARVAIIKNSAGFHEKLKEFEAKDAGEKVIENVFLGKQEEVFTM
- the ilvC gene encoding ketol-acid reductoisomerase, producing MAKLNFGGVEENVVTREEFPLAKAQEVLKNETIAVIGYGVQGPGQALNQRDNGINVIVGQRKNSKTWDKAVADGFVPGETLFEIEEALQRGTIICYLLSDAAQIELWPTVKKHLTAGKALYFSHGFGITFKEQTGIIPPADVDVFLVAPKGSGTSLRRMFLQGRGLNSSYAIFQDATGKAKERVIALGIAVGSGYLFETDFKKEVYSDLTGERGTLMGCIQGVFAAQYQVLRERGHSPSEAFNETVEELTQSLMPLVAENGMDWMYANCSTTAQRGALDWWKKFRDATLPVFNELYTSVATGKESQRSIDSNSKPDYRVKLEEELKELRESEMWQAGKTVRSLRPENQK
- a CDS encoding O-methyltransferase, with the translated sequence MNDQQIVLPKNYTAIKEESEKINFNMSSDLQTGSILSTLVTSKPNGKFLELGTGTGLSLAWIVDAMDENSKVISIDTNEAYQVIAKKHFDADDRVIIMCEDGITWIKNNQQEKFDLIFADAWPGKYEAFEETLALVKRGGFYIIDDMLPQPNWPAGHEENVERLISELEAKKGIRLTKMNWSTGLIIVAKIN
- the ilvA gene encoding threonine ammonia-lyase; the protein is MKETSNTIIVIDSKAAAERLKDVVIKTPLQYNQNLSRKYNANIYLKREDQQIVRSYKLRGAYNMISTLVQEQLYRGVVCASAGNHAQGFAYSCRKMNIKGVVFMPVITPKQKITQTKMFGEENIEIKLIGDTFDDCAIAAKKYTEENGMTFIPPFDDYKIIEGQGTVAVEILEELQDIDYVFVPVGGGGLSAGVGTYFKIHSLQTKLIGLEPEGAPSMLAAFKAGHPVTLDEIDRFVDGAAVKRAGDLTYNICKDVLDDMHLVPEGKICTAILQLYNQDAIVAEPAGAMSIAALDDYAWKIKGKTVVCIVSGGNNDIDRMPEIKERSLQYEGLKHYFLIRFAQRPGALKEFVNNVLGATDDITRFEFMQKTNKESGPALVGIELRSRHDYEELMNKMQQYNIDYTELNKDDTLFSYLV